Below is a genomic region from Gillisia sp. Hel_I_86.
ATTGTTCTGATAGGGAATGGAATATTGATTCCGTTTTTATCAAAAGCTTTCTTAATTGCGATTATCGCTTTGTTCTTTGCCATTAATATATCCCGATTTCTTGCAACATCTGTCCAAAAACGAACAACAAAGTTAATAGAGCTGTCCCCAAATTCACCATACATAAATTCTACTTCTTCATTGCCTCGCTGCGGAAAAAGGGACTCCATGGTCTCTGTAGTTAGTTTTTGAACGAATTCCAGATCGCTACTGTAAGCTACCCCACAATTAACCATCACCCGGGATCTTGCAGTTCTAGTGAAATTCTTAAATGGCTCATCGACGATCTTGGAATTTGGAATCATCACATAGTTGTTATCAGATTCCTTAACAACTATGTTCCTCAAATTAATTTCCATAACTTCTCCTGCATATCCATTGGTCTCTACCCAATCCCCAATTTGTAGTTCTGGTAAAAAACTTAGGATAACCCCGCTAAATGTATTGCTAAGTGTGCCCTGCAAGGCAAGCCCGATTGCCAGACCAACTACACCTGCACCCGCAAGAACAGAGGTCAAGACCTTATCTAAATTCAACAGTCCTAAAGCGACAAAAAAACCAAGCAGAATAATTAAAATCTTAACAACCTTCGTGGTAATCTGCCTTATAGAGTCTTGAGAACCTTTTCTTCTAAGCAATTTATCTGCTATTTTTGCTGCATATTTCGCAATAAAAATAAATAGCACAAAAATTACCCCAGCTAATATGAAATTTGGAAGGTTGAGGATCAAGGAATCCAGCCATGTGGCCATTTTAACCCAAATACCTTTAATAGAGTCGTTTAAATTGAAATCTTTGATCATCCAGTAGTTTATAAATTATAAGGTTTTATGAGTATCGTTGGTTTTCATTTTCCATGCATCCAACATCCAACTTGTTTTTTCCAATTCTCCAATATACGCTCCTATTAGGTCAATTGTTCCTTCATCACCACCTTTATCTGCTTCTTCAACAACTTTTCTTAACTGTTTTAAAATAATGCCATGATCTTTCAGTAAAGTCTTGATCATTTCAGAATCTGAAAGATCGGACTTGGACTCTTTTACACTGGAAGATTTCAAATAATCACTTAAGTTACTTGCTGGTTGATAGCGAAGTGTAAGTATTCTTTCTGCTATTTCATCTACTTTCAGTTTTGCATCGTCATATAATTCTTCAAATTTCTCATGAAGATCAAAAAAGTTCTTTCCCATCACGTTCCAATGAAAGTTTCGAAGTTTTTGATAATATAAGTGATAATCTGCTAAAAGAATATTTAACTCTTTTACTGTATTAACTGTTTTTTTTTCGTCTAATCCTAAATAGCTCATAGTTTTTGTTTATTGATTTTTAAAATACGATACGAAATTATGATAGTTTGTAGTGCTATCCAATTTTGGAAGTTGGTTTAATATAAATTTAACGAGAGGCTTATTTCGTTTCCCTACTAGATTTAAGATCAAGTTTATCCATTAACTCTTTTGCTATTTGACCCCCTGAAATCCCGTATCCATCTACCAAAGTTCCTTTTTTACCATCTTTGGTATGAATGCAATATAAGATGGCATTATCATCTGGGTTGCTCATTCCTTCAAATCTCAAAACCTTATCTACTTCAAAATCGTCTGCATGGTAAGATTCTGATTGAGACTTCAATTCGATTTTTTCATCCAATAAATTAAAATCATATTCGTAACCTTCCTCTAATTTCAACTTGTTTATTGCTTGAGACAACGTGCCGTAATCTTTCATTTTATCTTGGTTTTAATTTAGTTTGAAGTTACAGCCTAGCGTATCTAAAAGCAAATCGCATTATTGATTTAAGATATATTTAACTCAAAAAAACGGGATTATTTTTCTTGATCTTTTCTTCTGAAGAGGGCGAATGGAATTGCGAAAAAAACAAACAAGTACCAGCCTGTCAATATTCCTATTAACGTGATAAGTGCAGCAACAATATATAGCCAATATGTTTTAATGAATTTCATAATATTAAAAATAGAAATATAAACATAAAAAGCAGCAGATAATACATCCAATAAAATGCAGGCTTTTCAGGATCCTTTCCAAAA
It encodes:
- a CDS encoding phosphoribosylpyrophosphate synthetase; amino-acid sequence: MKDYGTLSQAINKLKLEEGYEYDFNLLDEKIELKSQSESYHADDFEVDKVLRFEGMSNPDDNAILYCIHTKDGKKGTLVDGYGISGGQIAKELMDKLDLKSSRETK
- a CDS encoding mechanosensitive ion channel family protein, yielding MIKDFNLNDSIKGIWVKMATWLDSLILNLPNFILAGVIFVLFIFIAKYAAKIADKLLRRKGSQDSIRQITTKVVKILIILLGFFVALGLLNLDKVLTSVLAGAGVVGLAIGLALQGTLSNTFSGVILSFLPELQIGDWVETNGYAGEVMEINLRNIVVKESDNNYVMIPNSKIVDEPFKNFTRTARSRVMVNCGVAYSSDLEFVQKLTTETMESLFPQRGNEEVEFMYGEFGDSSINFVVRFWTDVARNRDILMAKNKAIIAIKKAFDKNGINIPFPIRTIDFTNKLSINGPQKEE
- a CDS encoding Dps family protein; its protein translation is MSYLGLDEKKTVNTVKELNILLADYHLYYQKLRNFHWNVMGKNFFDLHEKFEELYDDAKLKVDEIAERILTLRYQPASNLSDYLKSSSVKESKSDLSDSEMIKTLLKDHGIILKQLRKVVEEADKGGDEGTIDLIGAYIGELEKTSWMLDAWKMKTNDTHKTL